The Lentzea guizhouensis genome contains a region encoding:
- a CDS encoding glycoside hydrolase 5 family protein, whose translation MRFGVNYTPSTGWFHHWLDFSLDDVKADFEAIAGLGLDHVRVFPLWPVFQPNRGLVRPKAVEQLGQMLDAAHEQGLDVQVDVLQGHLSSFDFYPSWVQTWHRANIFTNPDVISGQKLYIRTLAEELKDRPNFLGFTLGNEVNLLTESNPCTPEQAGEWIDTLLAECVKAAPHHPHVHSEYDAVWYESEHSFLPEHAANKGAMTTVHSWVFNGTAQRYGPMSPESVHHAEYLVELSKAHAKDPQRPVWLQEVGAAQPEISAEQAPEFAEHTLANVLTCANLWGVTWWCSFDVDRALVDFPEREYELGLMTTERKVKPLGEVIARIARETPPAPAERTPITLHGDRPSWGPGGAFFEEWMALARTGVRASIELG comes from the coding sequence GTGCGTTTCGGCGTGAACTACACCCCGTCCACCGGTTGGTTCCACCACTGGCTCGACTTCTCCCTCGACGACGTCAAAGCCGACTTCGAGGCCATCGCCGGCCTCGGCCTCGACCACGTGCGGGTGTTCCCGCTGTGGCCGGTGTTCCAGCCCAACCGCGGTCTGGTCCGCCCGAAGGCGGTCGAGCAGCTCGGGCAGATGCTCGACGCGGCACACGAACAAGGCCTGGACGTGCAGGTCGACGTGTTGCAGGGGCACCTGTCGAGCTTCGACTTCTACCCGTCGTGGGTGCAGACCTGGCACCGCGCCAACATCTTCACCAACCCCGATGTGATCAGCGGGCAGAAGCTCTACATCCGCACGCTCGCGGAAGAGTTGAAGGACCGGCCGAACTTTCTCGGCTTCACCCTCGGCAACGAGGTCAACCTGCTCACCGAGTCGAACCCGTGCACCCCGGAGCAGGCCGGCGAGTGGATCGACACGCTGCTCGCCGAGTGCGTCAAGGCGGCGCCGCACCACCCGCACGTGCACTCCGAGTACGACGCCGTCTGGTACGAGAGCGAGCACTCGTTCTTACCGGAGCACGCGGCGAACAAGGGCGCGATGACGACCGTGCACTCGTGGGTCTTCAACGGCACCGCGCAGCGCTACGGCCCGATGTCACCCGAGAGCGTCCACCACGCCGAATACCTGGTCGAGCTCTCGAAGGCGCACGCGAAGGACCCACAGCGGCCCGTGTGGCTGCAGGAGGTCGGCGCCGCCCAGCCCGAGATCAGCGCCGAGCAGGCACCCGAGTTCGCCGAGCACACGCTTGCGAACGTGCTGACCTGCGCCAACCTCTGGGGCGTCACGTGGTGGTGCTCGTTCGACGTCGACCGTGCGCTGGTGGACTTCCCCGAACGCGAGTACGAGTTGGGGCTGATGACCACCGAACGCAAGGTCAAGCCGCTCGGCGAGGTGATCGCCCGGATCGCGCGCGAGACGCCGCCCGCACCGGCCGAGCGCACGCCGATCACGCTGCACGGCGACCGGCCCTCGTGGGGCCCCGGTGGCGCCTTCTTCGAAGAGTGGATGGCCCTCGCGCGAACGGGCGTGCGGGCCTCGATCGAGCTGGGGTAG
- a CDS encoding alpha-mannosidase: MHDERALLEERLNRTLKERIRPAVYGETAPLELAVWTVPDEPVPVAEALAARYEPASVGDTWGAPWSTSWFRLTGSVPEAWQGKQVEVVLDLGFTHPGPGFQSEGLAYSADGVPVKGIEPRNTYLPVEGTEVLYYLEAAGNPTILDFHPFLPTPLGDKETAGTEPLYKILKAELAVFQPQVWHLMLDIEVLQGLMRELPEHDPRRHKVLHALDRAMDTLDLNAVAETAEDARAQLQGVLALPATASAHKVSAIGHAHIDSAWLWPLRETVRKCARTFSNVTKLMDSYPDFYFACSQAQQYAWMKEHHPHVWDRVREKVRGGQFVPVGGMWVESDTNMPGGEAMARQLVHGKRFFLENFGVETEEVWLPDSFGYSAALPQLIKLSGSRWFLTQKLSWNQINRFPHHTFWWEGIDGTRIFTHFPPVDTYNSSLSGEELARASRQFAEHAKASRSLVPFGYGDGGGGPTREMMETAHRVANLEGSPTVQVEPPRDFFQAAQDEYPDAPVWAGELYLEKHRATYTTQAKTKQGNRRSEHLLREAEHWSTVAALQGAEYPYDDLDRLWKTVLLHQFHDILPGSSIAWVHREAEATYARVAAELEELTARAINAVKGDGDQEITFDVFGGDAPRPFVAPADGVLDNGRIRVTIDGDGVITSILDLEEQREVLPPHGFAGLPQLHKDNPNQWDAWDIDPFYRNWRADLTPSERVDGTDGVVVRTKFGNSALTQTIRLREGARQVDFSTEVDWQEREKLLKVAFPLDLRAEVSTAETQFGHLHRPVHTNTSWEAAKFEICAHRFLHVGEPGYGVAVVNDSTYGHEVTRTTREDGGTTTTVRLSLLRAPRFPDPETDQGEHRFRYALVLGGLPEAVDAGYRINLPPQAVRGSVTPEPLVRTGNPAVRVEAVKLADDRSGDVVVRLYEAHGGRARASISTSFAFTGIQETDLLERPLGDASAEVVLRPFQVITLRFTR; this comes from the coding sequence ATGCATGACGAACGCGCGCTGCTGGAAGAACGCCTCAACCGCACGCTGAAGGAACGCATCCGCCCGGCCGTCTACGGCGAGACCGCGCCGCTGGAGCTCGCCGTGTGGACCGTGCCGGACGAGCCGGTGCCGGTCGCCGAAGCCCTCGCCGCGCGGTACGAACCCGCGAGCGTCGGCGACACCTGGGGTGCGCCGTGGAGCACGAGCTGGTTCCGGCTGACCGGCAGTGTTCCCGAGGCGTGGCAGGGCAAGCAGGTGGAGGTCGTGCTCGACCTCGGCTTCACCCACCCCGGCCCCGGTTTCCAGTCCGAGGGCCTCGCCTACTCCGCTGACGGCGTGCCGGTCAAGGGCATCGAGCCGCGCAACACCTACCTGCCGGTCGAGGGCACCGAGGTCCTCTACTACCTCGAAGCCGCCGGCAACCCGACCATCCTCGACTTCCACCCGTTCCTGCCGACCCCGCTGGGCGACAAGGAGACCGCGGGCACCGAGCCGTTGTACAAGATCCTCAAGGCCGAGCTCGCGGTGTTCCAGCCGCAGGTCTGGCACCTGATGCTGGACATCGAGGTGCTGCAGGGCCTGATGAGGGAGCTGCCCGAGCACGACCCGCGCCGGCACAAGGTCCTGCACGCGCTGGACCGGGCGATGGACACGCTCGACCTCAACGCCGTCGCGGAGACGGCCGAGGACGCCCGCGCGCAGCTGCAGGGCGTGCTCGCACTGCCCGCGACGGCCTCCGCGCACAAGGTCTCCGCGATCGGCCACGCGCACATCGACTCCGCGTGGCTCTGGCCGTTGCGCGAGACGGTCCGCAAGTGCGCCAGGACGTTCTCGAACGTCACGAAGCTGATGGACTCCTACCCGGACTTCTACTTCGCGTGCTCGCAGGCGCAGCAGTACGCGTGGATGAAGGAGCACCACCCGCACGTGTGGGACCGGGTGCGCGAGAAGGTCCGCGGTGGACAGTTCGTGCCGGTCGGCGGCATGTGGGTCGAGTCGGACACGAACATGCCCGGCGGCGAGGCGATGGCCCGCCAGCTGGTGCACGGCAAGCGCTTCTTCCTGGAGAACTTCGGGGTGGAGACCGAGGAGGTGTGGCTGCCGGACTCGTTCGGCTACAGCGCCGCGCTCCCCCAGCTGATCAAGCTGTCCGGTTCGCGCTGGTTCCTCACCCAGAAGCTGTCGTGGAACCAGATCAACCGGTTCCCGCACCACACGTTCTGGTGGGAGGGCATCGACGGCACCCGGATCTTCACGCACTTCCCGCCGGTCGACACCTACAACTCGTCGCTGTCCGGCGAGGAGCTGGCCCGCGCCTCACGCCAGTTCGCCGAGCACGCCAAGGCCTCCCGGTCGCTGGTGCCGTTCGGCTACGGCGACGGCGGTGGCGGTCCCACCCGCGAGATGATGGAGACCGCGCACCGGGTCGCGAACCTCGAAGGCTCGCCGACGGTGCAGGTCGAACCGCCGCGCGACTTCTTCCAGGCCGCGCAGGACGAGTACCCGGACGCGCCGGTGTGGGCGGGCGAGCTGTACCTGGAGAAGCACCGCGCCACCTACACCACCCAGGCCAAGACCAAGCAGGGCAACCGCCGCAGCGAACACCTGCTGCGCGAGGCGGAGCACTGGTCGACGGTGGCGGCTCTCCAGGGTGCCGAGTACCCGTACGACGACCTCGACCGGTTGTGGAAGACCGTGCTGCTGCACCAGTTCCACGACATCCTGCCGGGCAGCTCGATCGCGTGGGTGCACCGTGAGGCCGAGGCCACCTACGCGCGAGTGGCGGCCGAGCTCGAGGAGCTCACCGCGCGGGCGATCAACGCGGTCAAGGGCGACGGTGACCAGGAGATCACGTTCGACGTGTTCGGCGGCGACGCGCCCAGGCCGTTCGTCGCGCCCGCGGACGGCGTGCTCGACAACGGCCGGATCCGCGTCACGATCGACGGCGACGGCGTGATCACCTCGATCCTCGACCTGGAGGAGCAGCGCGAGGTCCTGCCACCGCACGGGTTCGCCGGCCTGCCGCAGCTGCACAAGGACAACCCGAACCAGTGGGACGCCTGGGACATCGACCCGTTCTACCGCAACTGGCGGGCCGACCTGACCCCGTCCGAACGCGTCGACGGCACCGACGGCGTGGTCGTGCGCACCAAGTTCGGCAACTCCGCGCTCACCCAGACGATCCGGCTCAGGGAAGGCGCCAGGCAGGTCGACTTCTCCACCGAGGTCGACTGGCAGGAACGCGAGAAGCTGCTCAAGGTCGCCTTCCCGCTCGACCTGCGCGCCGAGGTCTCCACCGCGGAGACCCAGTTCGGCCACCTGCACCGCCCGGTGCACACCAACACCTCGTGGGAGGCCGCGAAGTTCGAGATCTGCGCCCATCGCTTCCTGCACGTCGGCGAACCCGGCTACGGCGTCGCGGTGGTCAACGACTCGACCTACGGCCACGAGGTCACCCGCACCACCCGCGAGGACGGCGGGACCACCACGACCGTGCGCCTGTCCCTGCTGCGCGCGCCGAGGTTCCCCGACCCCGAGACCGACCAGGGCGAACACCGCTTCCGCTACGCCCTCGTCCTCGGCGGCCTGCCAGAGGCCGTCGACGCGGGCTACCGGATCAACCTGCCGCCGCAGGCCGTCCGGGGCTCGGTGACGCCAGAACCGCTGGTGCGCACCGGCAACCCGGCGGTGAGGGTCGAGGCCGTGAAGCTGGCCGACGACCGGTCGGGCGACGTCGTCGTCCGGCTCTACGAGGCGCACGGCGGACGTGCGCGCGCCTCGATCAGCACCTCCTTCGCGTTCACGGGCATCCAGGAGACCGACCTGCTCGAACGGCCGCTGGGTGACGCTTCCGCGGAGGTGGTGCTGCGCCCGTTCCAAGTGATCACCCTGCGATTCACGAGGTAA
- a CDS encoding glycosyl hydrolase family 18 protein, which produces MKKLFLALLLVVLAAPPATAATQKRTVVYYQTQYSNGATGTYVSPKPLVDRGTGVTDLLVAAIHLNDNKVVHLNDHPPSHSRYTQMWQDLAAIQARGVNVIGMVGGAAPGSFQRLDTRFDEYYPLLRDTIRTYKLNGVDLDVEERMSIAGIRRVIDQLKADFGSGFIVTLSPVASALRGGGNLSGFNYEELYRSHGSKIAYFNGQFYNGWGSAANTSNYDQIISRGLIPANKVVLGTLTNSANGGSGYVTISTLRSTVTSLKTKYANFGGVAGWEYFNSLPGGTAAPWQWASEVTAMQR; this is translated from the coding sequence ATGAAGAAGCTGTTCCTGGCGCTGTTGCTGGTGGTGCTCGCCGCACCACCGGCCACGGCCGCCACCCAGAAGCGGACCGTCGTCTACTACCAGACCCAGTACAGCAACGGCGCGACCGGCACCTACGTCTCGCCCAAGCCGCTGGTCGACCGCGGCACCGGCGTCACCGACCTGCTGGTCGCCGCCATTCACCTGAACGACAACAAGGTCGTGCACCTCAACGACCACCCGCCGTCTCACTCGCGGTACACGCAGATGTGGCAGGACCTCGCCGCGATCCAGGCCCGCGGCGTGAACGTGATCGGCATGGTCGGCGGCGCGGCACCCGGCTCGTTCCAACGCCTCGACACCCGGTTCGACGAGTACTACCCACTGCTGCGCGACACGATCCGGACCTACAAGCTCAACGGCGTCGACCTCGACGTCGAGGAGCGGATGTCGATCGCGGGCATCCGGCGGGTCATCGACCAGCTGAAGGCGGACTTCGGTTCCGGCTTCATCGTCACGCTCTCGCCGGTCGCGAGTGCGTTGCGCGGCGGCGGCAACCTGTCCGGCTTCAACTACGAGGAGCTCTACCGCAGCCACGGCTCGAAGATCGCCTACTTCAACGGCCAGTTCTACAACGGCTGGGGCAGCGCCGCGAACACCTCGAACTACGACCAGATCATCAGCCGCGGCCTGATCCCGGCCAACAAGGTCGTGCTCGGCACGCTGACCAACTCGGCCAACGGCGGCAGCGGGTACGTGACCATCTCCACGCTGCGCAGCACGGTGACGTCGTTGAAGACGAAGTACGCGAACTTCGGCGGAGTCGCCGGGTGGGAGTACTTCAACTCGCTGCCCGGTGGCACGGCGGCGCCGTGGCAGTGGGCGAGCGAGGTGACGGCGATGCAGAGGTAG
- a CDS encoding PKD domain-containing protein: protein MPSARSLVVAAAVLVGVLTPGVAHAAPPSNDDFGSATVVGSLPYSVAQDTTEATRAADDPAACLGHSVTGSVWFTYTATENGLLRLKTEGSDRDLYVTTYTGERGDLKQLWNPRWDGCTTTRTVPITFPATAGTTYHFMVSGNGTPGGALQLALDRIAPVANDDFADAQPVTALPATMSQPDYTLASAETDEPAACSGNQGAPSVWYAYTPTRTQSVVLRFDNSSSGPSAGLYEGTSLADLHVLACASGYSYNGKAAGLTAGRTYFIQLTGTNDRWQSPATLRLSEALALQTSVHGPSEERPLYETIGFSLQHYNSYDAPVTTSWDFGDGTTAPPSTETGQQHRYAADGEYTVTVTSTSADGRTSSDTTVVKVKTHDVGITRFAVPASARAGDQKTITVQLANTRYLEKPTVTLYRSDNGSWEQVGRLTIEVPAHPTRKVGFPFAYTFTPEDAAIGKVTFRAVAELPWPTQDAREQDNEVIAIATTVRPAATSAAALTN from the coding sequence ATGCCTTCTGCAAGATCACTGGTGGTCGCGGCCGCCGTGCTGGTGGGGGTGCTGACGCCGGGTGTCGCACACGCGGCCCCGCCTTCGAACGACGACTTCGGCTCGGCGACCGTCGTCGGCTCGCTGCCGTACTCGGTCGCGCAGGACACGACCGAGGCGACCAGAGCCGCCGACGACCCGGCCGCCTGCCTCGGTCACAGCGTCACCGGTTCGGTGTGGTTCACCTACACCGCCACCGAGAACGGCCTGCTGCGTCTGAAGACCGAGGGCAGCGACAGGGACCTGTACGTCACGACGTACACCGGTGAGCGGGGTGACCTCAAGCAGCTGTGGAACCCCCGGTGGGACGGCTGCACCACGACCCGCACCGTGCCGATCACGTTCCCCGCGACGGCTGGCACCACGTACCACTTCATGGTCAGCGGCAACGGCACACCGGGCGGCGCGTTGCAGCTCGCGCTCGACCGGATCGCCCCGGTCGCCAACGACGACTTCGCCGACGCGCAGCCGGTGACCGCACTGCCCGCCACCATGTCGCAGCCCGACTACACGCTGGCGTCGGCCGAGACGGACGAGCCGGCGGCGTGCTCCGGCAACCAGGGCGCTCCGTCCGTCTGGTACGCCTACACGCCGACGCGGACGCAGTCGGTGGTGCTCAGGTTCGACAACAGCAGCAGCGGGCCGAGCGCCGGTCTCTACGAGGGAACATCGCTGGCGGACCTGCACGTGCTCGCCTGTGCCAGCGGCTACAGCTACAACGGCAAGGCCGCCGGACTCACCGCGGGCAGGACCTACTTCATCCAGCTCACCGGTACCAACGACCGCTGGCAGTCGCCCGCGACGCTGCGGCTGTCCGAAGCACTGGCGCTGCAGACCTCGGTCCACGGCCCGTCCGAGGAACGCCCGCTGTACGAGACCATCGGTTTCTCGCTGCAGCACTACAACTCCTACGACGCACCGGTGACGACCTCGTGGGACTTCGGCGACGGCACCACCGCGCCGCCCAGCACGGAGACCGGCCAGCAGCACAGGTACGCCGCCGACGGCGAGTACACCGTGACGGTCACCTCGACCTCCGCCGACGGCCGCACCAGCAGCGACACCACCGTCGTCAAGGTCAAGACCCACGACGTCGGCATCACCCGGTTCGCCGTGCCGGCCTCGGCCAGGGCCGGTGACCAGAAGACGATCACCGTGCAGCTCGCGAACACCCGCTACCTGGAGAAGCCGACCGTCACGCTCTACCGGTCGGACAACGGCTCGTGGGAGCAGGTAGGCCGGCTCACGATCGAGGTCCCCGCGCACCCGACCCGCAAGGTCGGCTTCCCGTTCGCCTACACCTTCACCCCGGAGGACGCCGCGATCGGCAAGGTGACGTTCCGCGCCGTGGCCGAACTGCCGTGGCCCACGCAGGACGCCCGCGAGCAGGACAACGAGGTGATCGCGATCGCGACCACCGTGCGTCCCGCCGCCACCTCGGCCGCCGCTCTCACGAACTGA
- a CDS encoding PKD domain-containing protein, translating to MKLSRLRLTATAVAVAALTTFAPGVAHADAPANDDFDGATEITALPATTTVDTTGATKAADDPIICGYQSHHTVWLRYTATATELVRLTNQDNSYSFFAVFTGTRGALTPVPGACTSPWESTKTFSVTAGTTYHLAVAEHYSGYTSPVTLTTTPVRAAANDDRAAATPVTLPSRIEGDLTRATAEPGEVPPSCDTTATKSLWYRYQGTRTQWVNVSAYYNAISVHRASDLSEVDCFASGGNLNGAVFATTAGETYLIRVARSPERVEPFWMDVVAASPLKPTALVNRHQPTVLDDLPFEILSGDRHGRVLTSGVIDFGDGTSRSFVAYDQIRHQYARDGVYTITVTGSTSDGRTGTGTSTVTIDTHDVSVAALSVPSSVRAGQTKPITVSVANTRQTENVRVTLYRVSETGGYDEAVGVAVQRVVASPTGKVGFPFAYTYTTEDATLGKVTFRAVAALEAWDVREAKPDDNEARATTTSVRPAAASNARTD from the coding sequence ATGAAGCTCAGCAGACTGCGCCTGACCGCCACCGCGGTGGCTGTGGCCGCACTGACCACGTTCGCGCCCGGCGTCGCACACGCCGACGCGCCCGCCAACGACGACTTCGACGGCGCCACCGAGATCACCGCGCTGCCGGCCACGACGACCGTCGACACCACCGGCGCCACCAAGGCGGCCGACGACCCGATCATCTGCGGCTACCAGAGCCACCACACGGTGTGGCTGCGCTACACGGCCACCGCGACCGAGTTGGTCAGGCTGACCAACCAGGACAACAGCTACTCGTTCTTCGCCGTCTTCACCGGCACCCGCGGTGCCCTCACCCCGGTGCCGGGTGCTTGCACCAGTCCGTGGGAGAGCACGAAGACCTTCAGCGTCACGGCGGGCACGACCTACCACCTCGCCGTGGCCGAGCACTACTCCGGCTACACGAGCCCGGTGACGCTGACCACGACGCCGGTGCGCGCCGCCGCCAACGACGACCGGGCGGCGGCAACCCCGGTCACGCTGCCGTCGCGGATCGAGGGCGACCTCACCCGCGCGACGGCGGAACCGGGTGAGGTGCCGCCGAGCTGCGACACCACCGCCACCAAGTCGCTCTGGTACCGCTACCAGGGGACGCGCACGCAGTGGGTCAACGTCTCCGCGTACTACAACGCGATCAGCGTGCACCGCGCGAGCGATCTGTCCGAAGTGGACTGCTTTGCGTCCGGAGGCAACTTGAACGGCGCGGTGTTCGCGACGACCGCGGGCGAAACGTACCTGATCCGGGTGGCGCGTTCCCCGGAACGCGTGGAGCCGTTCTGGATGGACGTCGTAGCGGCCTCACCGCTGAAGCCGACCGCCCTGGTCAACCGCCACCAGCCGACGGTGCTCGACGACCTCCCGTTCGAGATCCTCTCCGGCGACCGGCACGGCAGGGTGCTCACCAGCGGAGTGATCGACTTCGGCGACGGCACCTCGAGGAGCTTCGTCGCGTACGACCAGATCCGCCACCAGTACGCGCGGGACGGCGTGTACACGATCACCGTGACGGGCTCCACGAGTGACGGCCGCACGGGCACCGGAACCAGCACGGTCACGATCGACACGCACGACGTGTCGGTGGCCGCGCTGTCGGTGCCGTCCTCGGTGCGGGCCGGCCAGACCAAGCCGATCACGGTGTCGGTCGCCAACACCCGGCAGACCGAGAACGTCCGGGTCACCCTCTACCGGGTCAGCGAGACCGGCGGCTACGACGAGGCGGTCGGCGTGGCGGTCCAGCGGGTGGTGGCCTCACCAACGGGCAAGGTCGGCTTCCCGTTCGCCTACACCTACACCACGGAGGACGCGACGCTGGGCAAGGTCACGTTCCGCGCGGTCGCCGCGCTGGAGGCCTGGGACGTCCGCGAGGCGAAGCCGGACGACAACGAGGCCCGTGCCACCACGACCTCCGTCCGTCCGGCGGCCGCCAGCAACGCGCGAACTGACTAG